A stretch of Labrus mixtus chromosome 7, fLabMix1.1, whole genome shotgun sequence DNA encodes these proteins:
- the ahcy gene encoding adenosylhomocysteinase, which translates to MSEKLNFKVADISLAEWGRKAIDIAENEMPGLMKMREMYGQSKPLKGARIAGCLHMTLQTAVLIETLTALGAEVQWSSCNIFSTQDHAAAAIAKSGVPVFAWKGETDEEYVWCIEQTLYFKDKQPLNMILDDGGDLTNLVHQKYPKLLAGIRGVSEETTTGVHNLYKMFKKGELKMPAINVNDSVTKSKFDNLYGCRESLIDGIKRATDVMIAGKVAVVAGYGDVGKGCVQALRGFGARVIVTEIDPINALQAAMEGYEVTTMDEASKEGNIFVTTTGCEDIILGHHFENMKDDAIVCNIGHFDCEIDMNWLTKNAAEKINIKPQVDRFLLKNGRHIIVLAEGRLVNLGCAMGHPSFVMSNSFTNQVLAQIELWKNTEKYPLGVHFLPKKLDEQVAAAHLDKLGVKLTKLSDKQAKYLGLPTEGPFKPDHYRY; encoded by the exons CTGACATCAGCCTGGCTGAATGGGGACGCAAGGCCATCGATATCGCTGAGAACGAGATGCCCGGTCTGATGAAGATGAGGGAGATGTACGGTCAGTCTAAGCCCCTGAAGGGCGCCCGTATCGCCGGCTGCCTCCACATGACCCTGCAGACCGCCGTGCTCATCGAGACCCTCACCGCCCTCGGAGCTGAG gtTCAGTGGTCCAGCTGCAACATCTTCTCCACTCAGGACCACGCTGCTGCCGCCATCGCCAAGTCTGGTGTTCCAG TGTTTGCATGGAAAGGTGAGACCGATGAGGAGTACGTGTGGTGCATCGAGCAGACTCTGTACTTCAAAGACAAACAGCCCCTCAACATGATCCTGGACGACGGAGGAGACCTCACCAACCTGGTCCACCAGAAGTACCCCAAACTGCTGGCAG GTATCCGTGGAGTGTCAGAGGAGACCACCACAGGCGTCCACAACCTGTACAAGATGTTTAAGAAAGGCGAGCTGAAAATGCCTGCTATCAACGTCAACGACTCTGTCACAAAG AGCAAGTTCGACAACCTGTACGGCTGCAGGGAGAGTCTGATTGACGGCATCAAGCGTGCCACCGATGTGATGATCGCCGGTAAAGTCGCTGTGGTTGCTGGATACGGTGATGTGGGCAAAGGCTGCGTTCAGGCTCTGCGTGGGTTCGGAGCTCGCGTCATCGTCACAGAGATCGACCCCATCAACGCCCTGCAGGCCGCCATGGAGG gttaCGAGGTCACCACCATGGACGAGGCTTCCAAGGAAGGAAACATCTTCGTCACCACCACCGGCTGCGAGGACATCATCCTGGGACA TCACTTTGAGAACATGAAGGACGACGCCATCGTCTGTAACATTGGACACTTTGACTGTGAGATCGACATGAACTGGCTGACCAAGAATGCCGCCGAAAAAATCAACATCAAACCTCAG GTCGATCGCTTTCTGTTGAAAAATGGTCGTCACATCATCGTCCTGGCTGAAGGCAGACTGGTGAACCTCGGCTGTGCCATGGGACATCCCTCCTTCGTCATGAGCAACTCCTTCACCAACCAG gttCTGGCTCAGATCGAGTtgtggaaaaacacagaaaaataccCCCTCGGAGTCCACTTCCTGCCCAAGAAG TTGGATGAGCAGGTAGCAGCCGCTCACCTGGACAAACTCGGGGTGAAGCTCACCAAACTGTCAGACAAGCAGGCCAAGTATCTGGGTCTGCCCACCGAAGGGCCCTTCAAACCGGACCACTATCGCTACTGA